A stretch of the Arachis stenosperma cultivar V10309 chromosome 6, arast.V10309.gnm1.PFL2, whole genome shotgun sequence genome encodes the following:
- the LOC130936591 gene encoding adenylate isopentenyltransferase 3, chloroplastic-like, which produces MTISMVLCNPSTQPIINVPCNGPKLINAKQKEKVVLVMGATGTGKSRLSIDLGTCFPSEIINSDKIQAYEGLEIATNKVTKEEQRGVPHHLLGIHNPYSEFTANDFCDMASLAMESIIGREQLPIIVGGSNSYVEALVERFGSRYDWFFLWLDVSMPVLHSYVSKRVDEMVEKGMVNELRPFFSPNGDYSKGIRKAIGVPEFDMFFRSEATTWDERRKQRLFDEAIRGVKKNTCTLACKQFERIERLRNVKRWNMQRVCATRVFEMHGNGDDDEADEAWRKIVAEPSARLVAQFLYNEAINNSNNNNNYSGISSRARFF; this is translated from the coding sequence ATGACCATATCAATGGTGTTGTGCAATCCATCAACACAACCAATCATAAATGTTCCTTGCAATGGTCCAAAACTGATCAACGCTAAGCAGAAAGAGAAGGTGGTTTTGGTCATGGGAGCAACCGGGACCGGAAAATCACGGCTCTCCATCGACCTTGGAACATGTTTTCCATCGGAAATCATCAACTCCGACAAAATTCAAGCCTATGAAGGGCTAGAAATAGCCACAAACAAGGTCACAAAGGAAGAACAACGAGGCGTGCCACATCATTTGTTAGGGATACACAATCCCTACTCCGAGTTCACGGCCAATGATTTCTGCGACATGGCCTCGTTGGCCATGGAATCGATCATTGGCCGCGAACAACTCCCGATCATAGTCGGGGGGTCGAATTCCTATGTGGAAGCATTAGTAGAAAGATTTGGATCGAGGTATGATTGGTTTTTTCTTTGGTTGGATGTATCAATGCCAGTTCTTCATTCCTATGTATCTAAAAGAGTGGATGAGATGGTTGAGAAGGGAATGGTGAATGAATTAAGACCCTTTTTCAGTCCCAACGGGGATTACTCAAAAGGGATAAGAAAAGCAATTGGGGTGCCGGAATTCGACATGTTCTTTCGAAGTGAAGCGACAACATGGGATGAGAGAAGGAAGCAGAGGTTGTTTGATGAGGCGATCAGGGGAGTGAAGAAGAACACGTGCACATTGGCGTGCAAGCAGTTTGAGAGGATTGAGAGGCTTAGGAATGTGAAGAGATGGAACATGCAGCGTGTGTGTGCCACAAGAGTGTTTGAAATGCATGGaaatggtgatgatgatgaagcaGATGAAGCGTGGAGGAAGATTGTGGCAGAGCCAAGTGCGAGATTAGTGGCACAGTTTCTATACAATGAAGCcattaataatagtaataataataataattattctgGGATTAGTTCGCGTGCCAGGTTCTTCTAA